Proteins encoded by one window of Antechinus flavipes isolate AdamAnt ecotype Samford, QLD, Australia chromosome 4, AdamAnt_v2, whole genome shotgun sequence:
- the KTI12 gene encoding protein KTI12 homolog yields the protein MPLVVLCGLPDSGRSQRADELRRALEAEGRPVTVVRDADVLGPGGPEALCGAYSDPAREKALRAALKALVERDLGRRAVVLLDSPNYIKGFRYELYCLARAARTPLCLLYCLKPRPRAPGDGEDCLPKAGAVASSWRPKAATSEPEQGLPAGDAPEDHDPQWRGLEEDPESRLEGAPSSREQNIGSPGDEAAGELEPEPDLGFPPELLDALAQRFEAPDSRNRWDRPLFTVLGLEEPLPLAQIRAALFESQVLAPHQATQSQPLASTNFLHQLDQVTSQVLTALMEAQKSAVPGDLLSLPGTTERLRFSRPLSMAELSRLRRQFISYTKLHPSQENLPQLANMFLQYLGQSLH from the coding sequence ATGCCGCTGGTGGTGCTGTGTGGGCTGCCGGATAGCGGCCGGAGTCAGCGAGCCGACGAGCTCCGGAGGGCGTTAGAGGCTGAGGGTCGGCCCGTGACTGTCGTGCGCGATGCCGACGTGCTTGGGCCCGGCGGGCCGGAGGCTCTGTGCGGGGCCTACTCGGACCCGGCCCGCGAGAAGGCACTGCGCGCGGCTCTCAAAGCCTTGGTGGAGCGCGACCTGGGCCGCCGGGCTGTGGTCCTCCTCGACTCGCCCAATTACATCAAAGGCTTCCGCTACGAGCTCTACTGCCTGGCCCGGGCGGCGCGCACCCCGCTCTGCCTGCTGTACTGCCTGAAGCCCCGGCCGCGGGCGCCGGGCGACGGGGAAGACTGCCTGCCGAAGGCCGGGGCTGTAGCCAGCAGCTGGAGACCGAAGGCCGCGACCTCGGAGCCGGAGCAGGGTCTGCCAGCGGGAGACGCCCCTGAGGATCACGACCCTCAGTGGAGAGGTTTGGAGGAAGATCCCGAATCAAGACTAGAGGGAGCCCCGAGTTCAAGGGAACAAAACATTGGGAGTCCGGGGGACGAAGCGGCAGGGGAGCTAGAGCCAGAGCCGGACCTCGGCTTCCCCCCGGAGCTCCTGGACGCCCTGGCCCAGCGCTTCGAGGCCCCGGATTCCCGCAATCGCTGGGACCGGCCCCTGTTCACGGTGTTGGGGCTCGAGGAGCCTCTGCCCCTGGCCCAGATCCGGGCGGCCCTCTTCGAGAGCCAGGTGCTCGCCCCGCATCAGGCCACGCAGTCCCAGCCGCTGGCTTCCACCAACTTCCTGCACCAGCTGGATCAGGTCACCAGCCAGGTCCTGACAGCACTGATGGAGGCCCAGAAGAGCGCCGTCCCCGGGGACCTGCTGTCGCTGCCCGGGACCACGGAGCGGCTGCGCTTCAGCCGCCCGCTGTCCATGGCCGAGCTGAGCCGGCTCCGGCGCCAGTTCATCTCCTACACCAAGCTGCACCCCAGCCAGGAGAACCTGCCGCAGCTGGCCAACATGTTCCTGCAGTACCTGGGCCAGAGCTTGCACTGA